Proteins encoded by one window of Fischerella sp. PCC 9605:
- a CDS encoding SDR family oxidoreductase, which produces MSHFWRRISLSQALRSPSEEVAEMVCFLLSKHASFATGSFHLMDGGYTAQ; this is translated from the coding sequence GTGAGTCACTTCTGGCGCCGTATCAGCTTGTCGCAGGCGCTTCGATCACCCTCTGAGGAAGTTGCAGAGATGGTTTGTTTCCTGTTGTCAAAGCATGCCTCCTTTGCCACCGGCAGTTTCCACCTGATGGATGGTGGTTACACCGCGCAGTAA
- a CDS encoding aldo/keto reductase produces MKTRKLGDQGLVVSELGLGCMGMSEFYSGQNDREAIATIHRALDLGITLLDTADMYGPFTNEQLIGRAIKNHRDQVVIATKFGVVRSQEGGWNGINGKPEYVRQACDASLKRLDVDVIDLYFQHRVDPEVPIEETIGAMAELVEQGKVRYIGISEAAPVTIRRAHAVHPLSALETEYSLWSREPEDEILPTVRELGIGFMPYSPLGRGFLSGRFTSPDDFPADDFRRFFPRFQGENFYKNLQLVEQVKTIAAETGVTPSQLALAWLLAQGEDIVPIPGTKQRKYLEENVTATDIQLTAEDLSRIEAVAPKSIAVGDRYPSSGMSEVNR; encoded by the coding sequence ATGAAAACTCGCAAACTTGGCGATCAAGGACTTGTGGTTTCAGAACTAGGACTGGGTTGTATGGGAATGTCCGAGTTCTATAGTGGACAGAATGATCGAGAAGCAATCGCAACCATTCATCGAGCACTGGATCTCGGCATTACCTTACTGGATACTGCTGATATGTACGGTCCTTTTACCAATGAACAGTTGATAGGGAGAGCCATCAAAAACCACCGCGATCAGGTGGTAATCGCAACAAAGTTTGGAGTTGTGCGATCGCAAGAGGGTGGGTGGAACGGTATTAACGGTAAGCCAGAGTATGTGCGTCAAGCCTGTGATGCATCGTTGAAGCGGCTAGACGTGGATGTGATTGACCTCTACTTCCAGCACCGAGTTGACCCAGAGGTGCCTATTGAAGAGACCATTGGTGCAATGGCTGAGCTAGTGGAGCAAGGCAAAGTACGCTATATCGGCATCTCGGAAGCTGCACCAGTCACCATTCGACGCGCTCATGCCGTTCATCCCCTTTCAGCGTTGGAAACAGAATATTCCCTCTGGAGCCGTGAGCCAGAAGATGAGATTCTGCCTACAGTGCGGGAATTGGGTATCGGATTTATGCCCTACAGCCCACTGGGTCGAGGATTCCTGTCAGGACGGTTTACCAGCCCGGATGATTTTCCAGCAGACGACTTTCGCCGCTTCTTCCCTCGCTTCCAGGGAGAGAATTTCTACAAAAATCTGCAACTGGTGGAGCAGGTGAAAACGATCGCCGCTGAAACAGGAGTGACCCCTAGTCAGCTCGCCCTGGCATGGCTATTAGCTCAGGGAGAAGACATCGTTCCAATTCCAGGCACCAAGCAGCGCAAATATCTGGAGGAGAATGTTACTGCAACAGATATTCAGCTTACAGCAGAAGATCTGAGCCGGATTGAAGCCGTTGCACCAAAAAGCATAGCCGTGGGCGATCGCTACCCCAGTTCAGGAATGAGTGAAGTGAACCGCTAG
- a CDS encoding nuclear transport factor 2 family protein gives MNEQANRQLVQQAYQYQSEGDVQSLLNLLTEDVQWQLPEMENVPFAGTWRGREQVGQFFSTLAQVQDVVEFEPEEFIAQGNKVVVLGRFSMRVKSTGRISASAWTHVWIIKSGKVTHFREYVDTAAVSRAHTAAQTVNRS, from the coding sequence ATGAATGAACAAGCAAATAGGCAATTGGTGCAACAGGCGTATCAATATCAAAGCGAAGGCGACGTGCAATCGCTCTTGAATTTGTTGACCGAAGATGTTCAATGGCAACTGCCCGAAATGGAAAACGTGCCGTTTGCCGGAACGTGGCGCGGACGGGAACAAGTCGGACAATTCTTCAGCACACTTGCCCAAGTGCAAGATGTTGTCGAATTTGAGCCGGAGGAGTTTATCGCGCAAGGCAACAAAGTGGTGGTTTTGGGCCGTTTCTCTATGCGCGTCAAATCTACGGGCAGAATTTCCGCCTCAGCTTGGACGCACGTTTGGATCATCAAAAGTGGCAAAGTAACCCATTTTCGCGAATACGTAGACACCGCCGCCGTAAGCAGAGCACACACCGCCGCGCAGACGGTTAACAGATCCTAA
- a CDS encoding response regulator, which translates to MTKRILIIDDEQDIRETTQMCLEIAGGWEVLTAVSGKEGLVKAAAEKPDVILLDVMMPDMDGLTTLQNLQKNPKTQNIPVVLLTAKAQAAEQRQFTQLKVAAVITKPYDPFTLSDQVLQALIGRSV; encoded by the coding sequence ATGACAAAACGCATTTTGATTATTGATGATGAACAGGATATCCGAGAAACTACTCAGATGTGTCTAGAGATAGCTGGCGGATGGGAAGTCCTAACAGCAGTTTCCGGTAAAGAAGGTCTGGTCAAAGCTGCGGCAGAAAAACCTGATGTCATTCTCTTAGATGTGATGATGCCGGATATGGATGGGTTGACAACCTTGCAAAACCTCCAGAAAAATCCGAAAACCCAAAATATTCCGGTAGTTTTGCTGACAGCAAAAGCACAGGCTGCTGAACAACGTCAGTTTACTCAACTCAAGGTAGCGGCGGTAATTACCAAGCCCTATGACCCTTTTACCTTATCCGATCAAGTGCTACAGGCATTGATTGGTAGGTCAGTGTGA
- a CDS encoding ATP-binding protein: MPSNNPHSKALNDTSTAGEKQITSLEVLLHRMMNRIRQSVELPAILSITVAEIRGFLETDRVKIYRFDTDGSGEVVAESVDKERLPSLLGQHFPAQDIPSEARELFLLARQRSIVDVAAQQIGLSPLPEADESIELKNDIRFRSVDPCHVEYLTSMGVLSSLVVPILHREQLWGLLVSHHSLPRQITEQELQAVQLVADQLSIAIAQSTLLEQSRLQAQQEATINRVAKLLHSMTEMQLQQALELTVSALQGAGGRICITPQNPAEEAQLFTIGEQPIFPVNQGSRRQRKQRGQGGVINSSFSPLEEHPSWREWLNMEATVVEGSQIWAVNDLYQAALQSDLAQAFLRARIRSLLIVRLQYRQQILGYLSIFRNEIDVETIWARRPDRDDERHLSPIKSFEVWRELKRGQVQEWKTTEIELAQALASHFAMAIHQYQLYQQVNALNADLQCDIEERKQAEKKICALNAELEQRVQERTTELRRANTRLLEEINERERALRDRKQTQASLERLSRQSELILNSAGEGIYGLNCQGKITFVNPAAARMLGYGVKELINQFMHEIVKHSRADGVRYFLEDNPIYATLQDGTVQHITDDIFYRRDGSKFPVEYVSTPIREQKTIVGAVVIFKDITERQIIERMKDEFVSVVSHELRTPLTSIRSALGLLARGSLNNQPEKSQRMLEIAFDNTNRLVRLINDILDIERINSGKVTMHKQICNAADLMIQAVDEMRAMAEKAEIHLELTPASVQLWADPDRIIQTITNLLSNSIKFSPPGSTVCLSVELEQEGEVKKVGDVEENKLENKLITPPTSYLLFQIKDQGRGIPEDKLETIFDRFQQVDASNSRHQGGTGLGLAICRSIIQQHGGKIWAESTLGKGSTFYFTLPIG; the protein is encoded by the coding sequence ATGCCATCGAATAATCCCCATTCAAAGGCGTTAAATGACACTAGCACTGCTGGTGAAAAGCAAATCACTTCCTTGGAAGTTCTGCTACATCGGATGATGAATCGCATCCGTCAATCTGTGGAATTACCAGCGATACTCTCAATAACTGTTGCTGAAATACGTGGATTCTTGGAGACTGACCGCGTTAAAATCTATCGATTTGATACAGATGGCAGTGGTGAAGTTGTGGCAGAGTCGGTTGATAAAGAACGTCTGCCATCTTTACTAGGGCAACACTTCCCTGCTCAGGATATTCCATCTGAAGCTCGAGAATTATTTTTGTTGGCTCGTCAGCGTTCAATTGTAGATGTAGCAGCACAACAAATTGGACTGAGTCCTCTTCCAGAAGCTGACGAATCCATCGAACTCAAAAATGATATTCGGTTTCGCTCGGTAGACCCCTGTCATGTAGAATACCTCACCTCAATGGGAGTGCTATCTTCTTTAGTAGTGCCAATTTTGCATCGCGAGCAATTATGGGGTTTATTAGTTTCCCATCATAGTTTACCGCGTCAAATAACAGAGCAAGAATTACAGGCGGTGCAGTTAGTCGCAGATCAATTATCAATTGCGATCGCTCAATCTACTCTCCTCGAACAAAGCCGCCTCCAAGCCCAACAAGAAGCCACAATTAATCGCGTTGCCAAGCTGCTGCACTCCATGACTGAGATGCAACTGCAACAAGCACTAGAGTTAACTGTATCAGCGCTACAAGGCGCAGGTGGCAGAATTTGCATCACCCCCCAGAACCCTGCTGAAGAAGCACAGTTGTTCACCATCGGAGAACAGCCGATTTTTCCTGTTAATCAGGGGAGCAGGAGACAAAGGAAACAAAGAGGACAAGGGGGAGTAATAAATTCTTCATTTTCCCCCCTCGAAGAACATCCCAGCTGGCGAGAATGGCTAAATATGGAAGCAACTGTTGTTGAGGGAAGCCAAATTTGGGCTGTTAATGATTTGTATCAAGCGGCACTACAGTCAGATTTAGCACAAGCGTTTTTGAGGGCTAGAATTCGTAGTTTGCTGATCGTTCGTTTGCAATATCGGCAGCAGATTTTGGGTTATTTAAGTATTTTTCGTAACGAAATAGACGTAGAAACTATCTGGGCGCGACGACCAGACCGCGATGATGAGAGACATTTGTCCCCGATTAAATCCTTTGAGGTGTGGCGAGAGTTGAAGCGAGGTCAAGTCCAAGAATGGAAAACTACGGAAATTGAACTCGCCCAAGCTTTGGCTAGTCACTTTGCAATGGCAATTCATCAATATCAACTGTATCAGCAAGTCAATGCTCTCAACGCCGACTTACAGTGCGATATTGAAGAGCGCAAGCAAGCTGAGAAAAAAATCTGTGCATTGAATGCCGAATTAGAGCAACGAGTCCAAGAGCGAACCACAGAGTTACGACGAGCCAATACGCGATTGTTGGAAGAAATTAACGAACGAGAACGCGCACTTCGCGATCGCAAGCAAACACAAGCCTCACTAGAACGTCTGAGTCGGCAAAGCGAGTTAATTTTAAACTCAGCCGGCGAGGGAATTTACGGTTTAAATTGTCAGGGCAAAATTACTTTCGTAAATCCAGCAGCAGCAAGAATGCTCGGATATGGGGTGAAAGAACTAATCAATCAATTTATGCACGAAATTGTTAAGCATTCTAGAGCCGACGGTGTTCGCTATTTTTTAGAAGACAATCCCATCTATGCCACCTTGCAAGATGGAACAGTACAACATATCACTGACGACATATTCTACCGCCGCGATGGGTCAAAATTTCCAGTCGAATACGTCTCTACACCAATTCGAGAACAAAAAACAATTGTTGGTGCTGTAGTTATCTTTAAGGATATTACCGAACGACAAATAATAGAACGGATGAAGGATGAATTTGTCTCTGTCGTCAGCCATGAATTGCGAACACCTTTGACCTCAATTCGTAGTGCCTTGGGTTTGTTGGCACGGGGTTCCTTAAACAATCAACCTGAAAAAAGTCAACGGATGTTAGAAATTGCCTTTGATAACACCAACCGTTTAGTACGCTTGATTAATGACATCCTTGATATTGAGCGCATCAATTCAGGCAAAGTGACGATGCACAAACAGATATGTAACGCCGCAGACTTGATGATTCAGGCTGTAGATGAGATGCGAGCAATGGCTGAGAAAGCAGAAATTCACCTAGAACTGACACCAGCATCAGTGCAGTTATGGGCAGATCCAGACCGCATAATCCAGACAATTACCAACTTACTCAGCAACTCCATTAAATTTTCGCCTCCAGGTAGCACTGTATGTCTGAGTGTTGAACTTGAACAAGAAGGGGAAGTGAAGAAAGTGGGGGATGTGGAGGAAAATAAATTGGAAAATAAACTTATTACTCCCCCTACCTCGTATCTCTTGTTCCAAATCAAAGATCAAGGGCGAGGTATTCCTGAAGATAAACTAGAAACAATTTTTGATCGCTTTCAGCAAGTCGATGCTTCTAACTCCCGTCATCAAGGGGGTACTGGCTTGGGATTAGCAATTTGTCGCAGCATAATACAACAGCATGGAGGCAAAATCTGGGCAGAGAGCACTTTAGGGAAGGGTAGCACTTTTTATTTCACGTTACCTATTGGTTAG
- a CDS encoding response regulator, whose translation MRLLLVEDDECIANTLENILGNHHYVVDVANDGELGWELVEAFNYDLILLDVMLPKLDGIQLCQKLRSHNYQAPVLLLTAQNSSTHKVMGLDAGADDYLVKPFDMSELLARIRVLLRRRHSPIQTVLEWENLRLDPGKCEVTYNSHLLNLTPKEYRLLELFLRNGHQVFSRGDILEHLWSIEEAPQEDTVTAHIKGLRQKLKQAGAENNFIETVYGLGYRLKVPTSSQKLPQQTKENHRLNGVKPSTKQQTRDLCYETKDLQNGIQQTKAALTKLWEKLKVKSCDRIIILEQATAALLENNLGDELRQQAQQAAHKLAGALGIFGFTKGSRLAFEVEQMLRSQMSINQSQVLHLYNLVIALKQEIQQPAFAELEKILCHDVLDDAIE comes from the coding sequence ATGAGACTTTTATTAGTTGAAGATGATGAGTGTATTGCCAATACTCTAGAAAATATCCTTGGGAATCACCATTATGTTGTCGATGTTGCCAATGATGGAGAATTGGGTTGGGAGCTTGTAGAGGCTTTCAACTATGACTTAATTTTGTTGGATGTCATGCTACCGAAGTTGGACGGTATTCAGCTTTGTCAAAAGTTACGTTCTCATAACTATCAAGCTCCCGTGCTGTTATTAACAGCGCAAAATTCTAGCACTCATAAAGTGATGGGCTTAGATGCTGGAGCAGATGATTATCTTGTTAAACCTTTTGACATGTCAGAATTATTAGCTCGAATTCGGGTTTTATTGCGGCGGCGTCATTCACCTATACAAACAGTTTTGGAATGGGAAAACCTGCGTCTTGATCCTGGTAAATGTGAAGTTACCTATAACAGTCATCTTCTAAATTTGACTCCCAAGGAATATCGTTTGCTAGAGCTTTTCCTTCGCAACGGACATCAAGTTTTTAGCCGCGGCGACATTTTAGAACACCTGTGGTCAATAGAAGAAGCTCCCCAAGAGGATACAGTTACAGCTCACATCAAAGGTTTGCGACAAAAACTCAAACAAGCAGGAGCGGAGAATAATTTTATTGAAACGGTGTATGGTCTGGGTTATCGCCTGAAAGTACCTACATCTTCTCAAAAATTGCCACAACAGACAAAAGAAAATCACAGATTGAATGGTGTAAAACCAAGTACAAAACAACAGACAAGAGATTTATGTTACGAGACTAAAGATTTACAGAATGGTATACAACAAACTAAAGCAGCGCTAACTAAATTATGGGAGAAGCTGAAAGTTAAGAGTTGCGATCGCATCATCATCCTAGAGCAAGCTACAGCAGCATTACTAGAAAACAACTTGGGAGACGAATTAAGACAACAAGCACAACAAGCTGCACATAAACTGGCGGGGGCTTTGGGCATCTTTGGTTTTACCAAAGGTTCACGTTTGGCTTTTGAAGTTGAGCAGATGTTGCGATCGCAAATGAGCATTAATCAAAGTCAAGTGTTGCATTTGTACAACTTGGTTATAGCCTTGAAGCAAGAAATACAGCAGCCTGCGTTTGCAGAACTAGAGAAAATACTTTGCCACGATGTTTTAGATGATGCCATCGAATAA
- a CDS encoding photosystem I reaction center subunit IX, which translates to MKLESDHVIATSDSSDYTSEPTANKLSERRKKVNHWEKFCSWVTSTENRLYIGWFGVLMIPCILTATTVFIIAIIAAPPVDMDGIGAPISGSILSGNNIITAAVVPTSAAIGLHFYPIWEAASLDEWLYNGGPYQMIVLHFLIGIIAYQDREWELSYRLGMRPWVSLAFTAPVAAAVSVLLIYPVGQGSLSAGMPLGISGTFHFMLQFQADHNILMSPLHQLGVIGVLGGAFAAAMHGSLVTSTLTRSHNHSESESINKGYKLGQQHPTYNFRFAQVYLWHLIWHRVSFPNSRTLHFFLAALPVAGIWSAALGVDIAAFDFDYLQFHQPEIKSQGQIIHTWADTIDWASLGIKILDERHIYDFPENLTASEVVPWK; encoded by the coding sequence ATGAAGCTAGAGTCAGACCATGTAATTGCAACCTCAGATAGTAGCGATTACACTTCTGAGCCAACAGCAAACAAACTCTCAGAAAGACGCAAAAAAGTTAATCATTGGGAAAAATTTTGTTCATGGGTTACTAGCACAGAAAACAGGCTATATATTGGCTGGTTTGGTGTGTTGATGATTCCATGCATCTTAACAGCAACGACTGTTTTTATCATCGCCATCATCGCTGCTCCTCCTGTAGACATGGATGGAATAGGTGCGCCCATTTCCGGTTCAATACTTTCTGGGAATAACATTATCACTGCTGCTGTTGTGCCAACATCGGCTGCAATTGGTCTGCATTTTTATCCGATTTGGGAAGCTGCTTCTCTTGATGAGTGGCTTTACAATGGCGGGCCATATCAAATGATTGTGCTGCATTTTTTGATTGGCATCATCGCCTATCAAGACCGGGAATGGGAACTGAGCTATCGCTTGGGAATGCGTCCGTGGGTTTCTTTAGCATTTACCGCTCCCGTTGCCGCAGCTGTCTCAGTGTTGTTAATCTACCCAGTTGGACAGGGTAGCTTATCTGCGGGAATGCCTTTAGGAATATCTGGCACATTTCACTTCATGTTGCAGTTTCAAGCAGACCACAACATCTTGATGAGTCCTTTGCATCAGTTAGGAGTGATTGGGGTTTTGGGTGGTGCTTTTGCGGCTGCAATGCACGGTTCCTTAGTCACATCTACCCTAACTCGCAGCCATAATCACAGCGAGTCTGAATCAATTAACAAAGGGTACAAACTTGGTCAACAACACCCAACCTATAATTTTAGGTTTGCCCAAGTTTACCTATGGCACTTGATATGGCATCGTGTCAGTTTTCCTAACTCTCGCACATTGCACTTCTTCTTGGCAGCTTTACCAGTAGCAGGAATTTGGTCTGCGGCTTTAGGTGTAGACATCGCTGCGTTTGACTTTGACTACTTGCAATTCCATCAGCCTGAGATCAAAAGCCAAGGGCAGATTATTCACACTTGGGCAGACACAATTGATTGGGCTTCTTTAGGGATAAAAATTTTAGATGAACGCCATATTTATGACTTCCCTGAAAACTTAACAGCAAGTGAAGTAGTGCCTTGGAAGTAG
- the psbA gene encoding photosystem II q(b) protein, with the protein MTTISTRPTSRFPTWDRFCNWVTSTENRLYIGWFGVLMIPLLGVSICVFTIAFIAAPPVDIDGIREPVSGSLLYGNNIITAAVVPMSNAIGLHFYPIWEAASMDEWLYNGGPYQMIGFHYIPALACYMGREWELSYRLGMRPWIAVAYSAPLAATTSVFLIYPIGQGSFSDGLPMGISGTFNFMFVFQAEHNILMHPLHMIGVAGVLGGSLFCAMHGSLVTSSLIRETTELESQNYGYKFGQEQETYNIVAAHGYFGRLIFQYASFNNSRSLHFFLAAWPVICIWGTAIGISTMAFNLNGFNFNNSILDSQGRVLPSWADVLNRANLGFEVMHERNAHNFPLDLAGGEAVPVAITAPSITA; encoded by the coding sequence ATGACTACTATTTCCACACGACCAACGAGCCGTTTCCCAACGTGGGATAGGTTTTGCAATTGGGTAACAAGTACCGAAAATCGTCTGTATATTGGCTGGTTCGGCGTCTTGATGATTCCTTTGTTAGGAGTTTCTATCTGCGTCTTTACGATCGCCTTTATTGCCGCTCCCCCAGTGGATATTGACGGCATCCGCGAACCAGTATCTGGTTCACTACTCTACGGCAACAATATCATTACCGCCGCCGTAGTTCCTATGTCCAACGCGATTGGACTGCACTTTTACCCCATTTGGGAAGCAGCTTCTATGGACGAATGGCTCTACAACGGCGGGCCATATCAAATGATTGGTTTCCACTACATTCCAGCCCTTGCTTGCTACATGGGGCGTGAGTGGGAATTATCATACCGTCTGGGAATGCGTCCTTGGATTGCAGTTGCCTACAGCGCCCCTCTTGCCGCTACAACTTCAGTATTCTTGATTTACCCAATTGGACAAGGCAGCTTCTCTGACGGTCTGCCTATGGGTATCAGCGGCACTTTCAATTTTATGTTTGTGTTCCAAGCCGAACATAACATTCTCATGCATCCCTTACACATGATTGGAGTCGCTGGAGTCTTGGGAGGTTCGCTGTTCTGTGCAATGCACGGTTCACTAGTGACATCTAGTCTCATCCGTGAAACCACAGAATTAGAATCGCAGAACTACGGTTATAAATTTGGTCAAGAACAAGAGACCTATAACATCGTTGCAGCACATGGTTACTTCGGTCGCCTAATTTTCCAGTACGCCAGCTTTAACAATAGCCGTTCATTGCACTTTTTCCTTGCAGCTTGGCCAGTGATTTGTATTTGGGGTACTGCTATAGGCATCAGCACAATGGCGTTTAACCTGAATGGCTTCAACTTCAATAATTCCATTCTTGATTCTCAGGGACGTGTACTCCCCAGTTGGGCTGATGTGTTGAACCGAGCAAACTTAGGTTTTGAAGTGATGCACGAACGGAATGCTCATAATTTCCCACTGGATCTTGCTGGTGGTGAAGCTGTTCCTGTAGCAATCACAGCGCCTTCCATCACTGCCTAG
- the apcD gene encoding allophycocyanin subunit alpha-B — MSVITELILNADSESRYPAPKELRIFQDFVKTGDQRIRIAKILAENEQLIVQRGSQRFWERCPNTPSNSGNERKTASCQRDQGWYVRLVAYSILAGSEKPLEEIGTVGIKEMYNNLEIPLRNIVEAMRCIKEEAVSMMSEEDAVEVGPYFDYIIRALS, encoded by the coding sequence ATGAGCGTCATCACCGAATTAATTCTGAATGCTGATAGTGAATCTCGCTATCCTGCTCCTAAAGAGCTAAGAATTTTTCAAGACTTTGTGAAAACAGGAGACCAACGAATTCGGATTGCAAAAATCTTGGCAGAAAATGAACAACTCATTGTGCAACGTGGCAGCCAGAGATTCTGGGAACGCTGTCCTAATACTCCTAGTAATAGTGGCAACGAGCGGAAAACAGCTTCCTGTCAGCGTGACCAGGGTTGGTATGTTCGCTTAGTTGCTTACTCAATCTTAGCGGGCAGTGAGAAACCCTTGGAAGAAATAGGCACTGTTGGCATTAAAGAAATGTACAACAATTTAGAGATCCCACTCAGAAATATAGTGGAAGCAATGCGCTGCATTAAAGAAGAAGCTGTATCCATGATGAGTGAGGAAGATGCTGTTGAGGTAGGTCCATATTTCGACTACATCATTAGAGCGTTGTCATAG
- the apcB gene encoding allophycocyanin subunit beta produces MQDAITSLINSSDVQGRYLDNNSLDKLQHYYHTGDMRARAATTISANAKTIVTQTVAKSLLYTDITAPGGNMYTCRRYAACVRDLDYFLRYATYAMLAGDPSILDERILNGLRETYNSLGVPIGATIRSVQAMKEVTNSMIGADAGKEMGVYFDYIASGLS; encoded by the coding sequence ATGCAAGACGCAATTACTTCTTTGATTAATTCTTCTGACGTTCAAGGCAGATACCTAGATAACAATTCTTTAGACAAGCTACAACATTACTATCATACTGGTGATATGCGAGCGCGTGCTGCTACTACGATTAGTGCTAATGCCAAAACTATCGTTACTCAGACAGTAGCCAAATCTCTGCTTTATACAGATATCACGGCTCCTGGTGGCAATATGTATACTTGTCGTCGTTATGCTGCTTGTGTTCGAGACTTAGATTACTTTTTGCGCTATGCTACCTACGCCATGTTGGCTGGCGATCCCTCAATTTTAGACGAGCGCATTCTGAATGGTTTGAGGGAAACTTATAACTCGTTGGGTGTTCCCATTGGTGCAACTATACGATCAGTGCAAGCAATGAAGGAAGTAACTAATAGCATGATAGGTGCTGATGCAGGTAAAGAAATGGGTGTTTATTTCGACTACATTGCTTCTGGCTTGAGCTGA
- the apcD gene encoding allophycocyanin subunit alpha-B, translating to MSIIIKSIVNADREARYLNAGELRAIQEFYESGVSRLNLAVTLTENEQKIVEKASLKFWERCPNTPSNSGNRMYRNSCLRDQSWYIRLITYAVVVGDVEPLAEIGTIGVKEMYESLEIPLPNLVEAIRCLKEVSLDLFTLEDVTEVAPYFDYLIQSLMP from the coding sequence ATGAGCATTATTATAAAATCAATTGTAAATGCCGATCGCGAAGCTCGGTATCTCAACGCGGGTGAGTTACGCGCAATTCAAGAGTTTTATGAAAGTGGAGTTTCTCGGCTGAATCTTGCCGTGACTCTGACGGAAAATGAACAAAAAATTGTAGAAAAGGCAAGTCTAAAATTTTGGGAACGCTGTCCAAATACGCCTAGTAATAGCGGCAATAGAATGTATCGGAATTCGTGCTTGCGCGATCAAAGTTGGTACATTCGTTTGATTACTTATGCTGTGGTAGTGGGAGATGTAGAGCCTCTAGCAGAAATTGGCACTATTGGAGTTAAAGAAATGTACGAATCTCTAGAAATTCCCCTACCCAATCTAGTGGAAGCAATTCGTTGCCTTAAAGAAGTATCTTTAGACTTATTTACCTTAGAAGATGTCACCGAAGTAGCACCTTATTTTGACTATTTGATTCAGAGTTTGATGCCTTAA